The Palleronia sp. THAF1 genome window below encodes:
- a CDS encoding PAS-domain containing protein — protein sequence MTNTSALIDNSEPLEQQNARLVQIADALMRKVERGEGPDGLAYAEFERAALLEAQVRQRTTDLERTLQLLHTANAAAETARSNLAEAVESFSEGFALFDQDDRLVMTNSRFCRDLRDVAPRVEPGLAFADYVALVSRSIYLDLSDDGSATDWRRHRLERHADTSTVFNVRLTRDRWLQVGEHRTASGGTVILQTDVSDIMRAERAKRDRIMDEQAQMVRATLDHLNQGVCIFDNRRRLAGWNRRMEMLLDRPFDGHVIGISFDALLARLDEQIKFSGLFTRDHLMTWARNTRPRRPISFEVARGTDDVLSVFAQELPDQGFVISFTDVSAERAAERALRDMNETLERRVADRTEELGDALEEARRANRSKTRFVAAAGHDLLQPLSAAKLFVSYLEEHADTDLGRSTATKAVSALASVEDIIEALLDISKLDSGQAVMTVQDVQLGRILSSLRTELTPAAEAKGLDLRIVDSTRTVRSDPVFLRRILQNLVTNAIRYTDAGRVLVGARAVGADMRIEVHDTGPGISSEDRKVIFQEFRQLGPSASGSKGLGLGLTIVERACAMLDHPLNLRSATGQGACFSVTAPRSGPMEQDVSASLPGSPAPQSTNLVVLLVENDPDLTDALVLMIESWKSHVIHAETGAAALELLDEIDIVPDRMILDYQLGEGMTGVETLAALRARHGAIPAAVISASRKEEIRHDCTRAGVQLLPKPLDKTRLIAFLDGYDGPL from the coding sequence ATGACCAACACCTCTGCCTTGATCGACAACTCTGAACCGCTGGAGCAGCAGAACGCCCGCCTCGTGCAGATCGCCGACGCACTGATGCGCAAGGTCGAGCGCGGCGAAGGCCCCGACGGTCTGGCCTACGCAGAGTTCGAGCGCGCGGCCCTTCTGGAAGCGCAGGTGCGCCAGCGGACGACTGATCTGGAACGCACACTGCAGCTGCTGCACACAGCCAACGCCGCCGCCGAGACCGCCCGTTCCAACCTTGCCGAAGCGGTCGAGTCCTTCTCGGAAGGCTTTGCGCTGTTCGATCAGGACGACCGGCTGGTTATGACCAACTCGCGCTTCTGCCGCGACCTGCGCGACGTGGCCCCGCGGGTCGAGCCGGGCCTTGCCTTCGCCGACTACGTCGCCCTTGTGTCGCGCTCGATCTACCTTGATCTGTCGGACGATGGCAGCGCCACCGACTGGCGTCGACACCGGCTGGAACGCCACGCCGACACCAGCACCGTCTTCAACGTCCGCCTGACCCGCGACCGTTGGCTTCAGGTCGGCGAACACCGGACCGCATCCGGCGGCACCGTCATCCTGCAAACAGACGTGTCGGACATCATGCGCGCAGAACGCGCCAAGCGTGACCGGATCATGGACGAGCAGGCGCAGATGGTGCGCGCCACGCTCGATCACCTGAACCAGGGCGTGTGCATCTTCGACAATCGCCGCCGGCTGGCGGGATGGAACCGCCGAATGGAGATGTTGCTGGATCGCCCCTTCGACGGCCACGTCATCGGCATCAGCTTCGACGCGCTGCTGGCGCGGCTGGACGAGCAGATCAAGTTTTCCGGCCTCTTCACCCGCGATCACCTGATGACCTGGGCGCGCAACACACGCCCTCGACGCCCGATCAGCTTTGAAGTGGCGCGTGGCACCGACGATGTACTGTCCGTCTTCGCGCAGGAACTGCCGGATCAGGGCTTCGTGATCTCGTTCACCGACGTTTCCGCCGAACGCGCAGCCGAACGCGCCTTACGCGACATGAACGAGACGCTGGAGCGCCGCGTCGCAGATCGCACCGAAGAGCTGGGCGATGCGCTGGAGGAAGCGCGCCGGGCCAACCGATCCAAAACGCGCTTCGTTGCCGCCGCCGGTCACGACCTTTTGCAACCCCTTTCGGCGGCCAAGCTGTTCGTGTCCTATCTGGAAGAGCACGCCGACACCGATCTTGGTCGCAGCACCGCGACCAAGGCCGTCTCGGCGCTGGCTTCCGTCGAAGACATCATCGAGGCGCTGCTGGACATCTCGAAGTTGGACTCCGGGCAGGCCGTGATGACCGTGCAGGACGTGCAGCTTGGCCGCATCCTGTCGTCCCTGCGCACCGAACTGACCCCGGCGGCAGAGGCGAAGGGCCTGGATCTGCGCATCGTCGACAGCACCCGAACCGTCCGCTCCGACCCGGTCTTCCTGCGCCGCATCCTGCAGAACCTTGTCACCAACGCGATCCGCTACACCGACGCGGGCCGCGTGTTGGTGGGTGCGCGCGCCGTTGGAGCGGATATGCGAATCGAGGTGCATGACACCGGTCCCGGCATTTCCTCCGAAGATCGGAAGGTGATTTTTCAGGAGTTCCGCCAACTCGGGCCGTCCGCCTCCGGCTCCAAGGGGCTGGGGCTGGGACTGACCATCGTGGAACGCGCCTGCGCCATGCTGGATCACCCCCTGAACCTGCGCTCTGCCACCGGACAGGGAGCGTGCTTTTCCGTCACCGCCCCACGCAGCGGTCCGATGGAACAGGATGTGTCGGCGTCTCTTCCCGGCAGCCCCGCCCCGCAAAGTACGAACCTTGTCGTGCTGCTGGTCGAGAATGACCCCGACCTGACCGATGCGCTGGTTTTGATGATCGAAAGCTGGAAAAGCCATGTGATCCACGCCGAAACCGGCGCCGCAGCGCTGGAATTGCTGGACGAGATCGACATCGTGCCTGACCGCATGATCCTCGACTATCAGCTTGGGGAGGGCATGACCGGCGTGGAAACGCTGGCTGCCCTGCGCGCGCGTCACGGCGCGATTCCCGCGGCAGTTATCTCGGCCAGCCGGAAGGAAGAAATCCGCCACGACTGCACCCGCGCCGGTGTGCAGCTTTTGCCCAAACCACTGGATAAAACGCGGCTGATCGCCTTCCTCGATGGGTATGACGGCCCACTTTAG
- a CDS encoding TfoX/Sxy family DNA transformation protein, with the protein MGTPLDSLRNIGPAMTDRFVRIGIRDVEGFRAMGADAAYARMLTEGERPHIMVFTAMVLALQGRDWRALSSADKADIKARYTSCRTLVEKGELPPPAQDPDEAAISPELSAFLDHMGLSPR; encoded by the coding sequence ATGGGAACACCACTCGACAGCCTGCGCAACATCGGGCCCGCCATGACCGACCGCTTCGTGCGGATCGGCATTCGCGATGTCGAAGGCTTCCGGGCCATGGGCGCGGATGCCGCCTACGCCCGGATGCTGACGGAAGGCGAGCGCCCGCATATCATGGTCTTTACCGCCATGGTGCTTGCCCTTCAGGGCCGCGACTGGCGCGCGCTTTCATCCGCCGACAAGGCAGACATCAAAGCGCGCTACACATCGTGTCGGACGTTGGTCGAAAAAGGCGAGCTGCCACCGCCCGCGCAAGACCCCGACGAGGCCGCCATCTCTCCTGAACTGTCCGCTTTTCTAGACCACATGGGCCTGTCGCCGCGCTAG
- a CDS encoding DUF4112 domain-containing protein → MNTHPKLARLEKLDRLSRRMDTAFRIPIIGKRVGWDGILSILPVVGDTVAFAPAAYIVLESHRMGLPRHKVIRQGINVGIDYLVGSIPIIGTLFDIGFKANRANVAILRDHVERETQAELKDVTPGGGALSSHHPSIGDRV, encoded by the coding sequence ATGAACACGCATCCCAAACTCGCTCGGCTGGAAAAGCTGGACCGCCTCTCACGCCGCATGGACACGGCTTTCCGCATTCCGATCATCGGAAAGCGCGTCGGCTGGGACGGTATCCTTAGCATCCTGCCGGTCGTCGGTGACACCGTCGCCTTCGCGCCTGCCGCCTACATCGTACTGGAGAGCCACCGGATGGGCCTGCCTCGGCACAAGGTCATCCGTCAGGGCATCAACGTGGGCATCGACTACCTTGTCGGCTCGATCCCCATCATCGGCACACTGTTCGACATCGGCTTCAAGGCCAACCGCGCGAACGTGGCTATCCTGCGCGACCATGTAGAGCGTGAGACGCAGGCCGAATTGAAGGACGTGACACCCGGCGGCGGTGCGCTGTCATCCCATCACCCTTCGATTGGCGACCGGGTGTAG
- the ndk gene encoding nucleoside-diphosphate kinase — protein MAIERTLSIIKPDATRRNLTGKINAKFEDAGLRIVAQKRIHLTKAQAGEFYKVHAERPFYDELTEFMASEPVVVQVLEGEGAIAKNREVMGATNPAEADEGTIRAEYAESVGENSVHGSDAPETAAEEIAYFFAGLELVG, from the coding sequence ATGGCCATCGAACGTACGCTTTCCATCATCAAGCCCGACGCCACCCGCCGCAATCTGACCGGCAAGATCAACGCCAAGTTCGAAGATGCCGGCCTGCGCATCGTCGCACAGAAGCGCATCCACCTGACCAAGGCGCAAGCGGGTGAGTTCTACAAGGTCCACGCTGAACGTCCCTTCTACGACGAACTGACCGAATTCATGGCTTCCGAGCCGGTGGTCGTTCAGGTTCTGGAAGGTGAGGGCGCGATCGCCAAGAACCGCGAAGTCATGGGCGCGACGAACCCCGCCGAAGCCGATGAAGGCACAATCCGTGCCGAGTATGCGGAATCCGTTGGCGAAAACTCGGTTCACGGATCCGATGCTCCGGAAACCGCTGCGGAAGAGATTGCCTACTTCTTCGCAGGTCTCGAACTGGTCGGCTAA